Below is a window of Labilibaculum sp. DW002 DNA.
AGTTCGATTCTTTATTTAAGATCGAAAAATCATAGGTAGCTCGGCCCCAATTTTGGTTCGAGAAAGTATTGCTTAAGCCGTAGTAACTTTCATTCGAATTGGTAAAGTCATCTTGAAGATTCCAGTCTCTTTCGTATTCTGTGGTACGAAATGGTTCTATTTCTGAAAAATTTTTATCGATATGACGAAAAGTAAATTGGCTTGTGAAAGATTTCAATGAATCCGTAAAATCGAATCTCTTTTCAAGAGAGAAATCTATCGCAGTTCCTTGGTTGTCCTTATCATCAAGCGACGAAAAAGTATTCACATCATTGTTGCTAAGTGCCAATTCAAAGCTTGAGTGTAAATTTTTACCAAATTTGCTTTCTCCGCCCAAAGTGAACAATTGTTTCTTTTCTGGTGCTACCAGTTGAACGATCGGCTCATAATCTCCCTGAGGAATTCCATTTGTAGGATCAATCCATTGGTAAACAAGACCATTAGCCGCACCATTTACTTGTTGGTAGTTTCCGTTGTTTAGACCAACATAAGAGAAGTTTGCTCGGTAAATTGCACTATCAGCATTTGTCGAATACTCATAAACATCGTAGGCGATTCCTTCAATTAAGCGACTTGTTTTTTTGTAAAGAACAAAATCATTAGAGTATTCTACTTCCTTAACGTTTGGTACTTGAGCCAATTCTAATTGATCACCAATATCGCTCAACAATTGTTTATTTTCATCGCTTAAAGATTGATCGATTGATTGATTTTTACTGTCCTGCTCGTGATAGAAATTGAACCAGAATTTTCCATTTTTGGTTTTCAACTCATTGCTATTAAAGAGTAGGTAGCGTGAATAGTTTTCTTCAGAGTATTCGAACTCCACAATTATTCGGGAATTCCTTGTAATTGCCTGTTTGGTGGTAAAACTAAGTTCTGATGTGTTGTAATTGATCACGTAATCGTTGTTTTCACCTCGGTCAAGTAATTTTCCATCCAAGTAAACTTTTTCGGTGCCAGCCAAAACCACAATATACCTTTCGTTGTTGGCTCCTGTTAATCGGTAAGGACCTTGAATTCCTTCTAAACCATCAATTGTCATTCTGTTGAACTTTCCTTTGGCGATGGATGCGCTTATGGTCGATTTAAATTCTGTTTCGCCAGTTTTGCTTTTGGAAACTAAACCAGAAAATCTTCCTCCCTGTACTTTTTTGTAGAATTTCATGAATTTGCCGGTTGGCGATTCTAACTCGTAATCTCCTAAGGTCAATTCTTTTGTATCGTCGTAAAGTTGAATGTAAATCCGATCAAAATCTTGAATGTTTTGCGTGTTGCCATCGGGTTGTATGGGAATGTTGTTATCCGAAATGGCAGCAAGAATATTAATATCTTCACTTAGTTTTCCTGATAATTGTAGGTTGAGATTCGAATTGACAACCACATCTTGATTGTTTCCATAAGAGATTCCTCTCGTGTAATTTCCTTGTTTCTCGAGCTGACCACCAGAAAATAAACTACTCTTATTTTTTGGAGCTCGAATGGCAAATTTATTAACGCCTTTCTTTGCTGATAGATTGATTTGGGAAAGGTCTCTATGGTAAGTAGTTTTTGAAATATTATAATCAAATATTCGATATTCAATTGAAATAGAGTCAGTAATGGTTTTTAGCTTAGCTGAAGGAATAAACAATCCTTTGCTCAATACGATTTCGTACCAAGATTTATCGATGAGTTTGTTTTGCTGGGATACTTTAAGTGTTGCAGGTAGTATTAATAAAGAATCCAACTGAATTGTATCCCTGTTTAGGTGAATAATCTTGCTTCTTAAATTGCTTTGTGTTTGCCCAAGCATTTTAAAACCAGATAAAATCAGCAATATGAAAAGCAATCGAAACCTCAAATGATGTAATTGTTAGAATCAGTGTGAAAATGAAATCGTTTAGTCTGAAAACGAAATCTACCACCTAAAATTATTAGTTTTGCAGAGAATAAATATAAGGAAGCTATTTCAGTTAACAGTAACAAATTTCAATTATGGTTCTCTTTTACAATCTTTCCATACGATTCTATGTGTTTGCAGTGCGTATTGCTTCATTTTTCAACCCAAAAGCGAAGCAATGGGTAGATGGAAGGAAGAATTTACTTTCCAGAATAGAAGAGGCAGTAAATGGCGAAGAGAACTTGGTTTGGTTTCATTCCGCATCCTTGGGTGAGTTTGAGCAAGGTCGTCCCGTAATTGAAAAGTTTAAAGAAGAGCATCCCGATTCTAAAATTGTACTTACTTTTTTCTCTCCATCGGGTTATGAGGTGAGAAAGGATTACGCTGGCGCGGATTTTATTTTCTATCTACCACCAGATTTTCCTTCTTATGCCAAAAAGTTTGTTGATTTAGTGAATCCTAAAATGGCCTTCTTTATTAAGTATGAATTTTGGCATCATTACCTTAAGGAATTAAAGAAGAGAGATATTCCAACCTATATTTTTTCGACAATTTTTCGTCCTAATCAGCTATTTTTTAAACCTTGGGGCGGTTTCTATCGCAGAATGTTAACGGCTTTTACACATCTATTCGTTCAAAATCAGGAATCTATGGATTTGTTGAATGGTGTTGGCTTTAAAAATGTATCAATTGCGGGGGATACGCGTTTCGACAGAGTTTATTCGATTGCAACAGCATCTAAAACTTTACCAGAGGTTGAAGAGTTTAGCCAGGGAAGACTCGTATTAATTGCGGGAAGTACTTGGCCTAAAGATGAAGAGGCTATTATTCAGTATATTAATACTTCAAAAAACAATTACAAGTATATTATTGCTGCTCACGAGGTTGATGAGAATCATATAAAAAGCATTGTGAATGCCATTGAGAAGCCTTATGTACGATTTACCTCTGCTACTAAAGCTGAGATTGATGCAGCTGAAGTTTTAGTTGTTGATTGTATTGGTATACTATCCTCATTATACCGTTATGCCGATGTTTCATATATAGGTGGAGGCTTTGGTCGTGGGATACACAACACTTTAGAAGCAGCTTGTTATGGTTTACCCGTTATTTTTGGACCAAACTACCATAAATTTAAAGAGGCAAAAGATCTCATAGAGAATGGAGCTTCATTTTCTTATGAAAAGTATGAGTTATTGGAGGAACTGCTAGATGGTTTCTACCACAATGAGAATAAGCGTAAAGTTTCAGGCGAAAATTCCAAAAATTACGTCGATCAAAAAAGAGGTGCAAGTAGCTTAATTCTATCCAAAATTAAAGCCTAATAAAACAAAAATCTTAGTGGATTTATTGAAAGCTCAATGTTTATTGAGGGTGCCACGTTTTGTCATGATTATTTTACAAAAGGTCGATCTTTTGTGATGAAAGGATTTGTTTATGCCGAACAGATTCCTTATATGATATTTGAGGTAAATTTACTTTTTGGAAAACTTTTTACTTTTTTTGAAAAGTTAATGATCACTTAGTCAATATATTAACATCTATTTGTGGATAACTTTTATTGAATTTACATTATTAATATTGTTCGGTGTTGCGGCTTTACGTAACTTGCATACTACAAAATTTGGCCTAAGTCAAAGTGTCAAATTATTGATTATTAAAGAAAAAACTAAATAATATAACCACCCTTTTTTACGATCTTAATGGAAGTACTAGAGAAGAAGCAAAAAGCTACGGATATGAATCAAACCTTCAGTCCTGAAGAAGCGTTTAAAGCAACATTTGAATATTTTAGAGGTGATGAACTGGCTGCACGAGTTTGGTTGAATAAATATGCTTTGAAAGATTCATTTGGTAATATCTATGAGAAGACTCCAAATGATATGCATCATCGTATTGCAAGTGAAATTGCGCGTGTTGAGCAAAAGTATACTAATCCCTTGTCTGAGGAGGAAATTTTTTCAGTATTAAAAGATTTTAAATATATCGTTCCTCAGGGAAGCCCGATGTCTGGTATTGGAAACAAATTCCAGATTGCTTCTTTATCTAATTGTTTTGTGATTGGTAACAATGGCGATTCTGATTCTTATGGTGGAATCATGAAAATTGATCAAGAGCAAGTTCAGTTGATGAAACGTCGTGGTGGTGTTGGTCATGATTTGTCACACATTCGCCCTAAGGGTTCTCCTGTTAAAAATTCAGCTTTAACTTCAACAGGTATTGTTCCTTTTATGGAGCGTTACTCGAACTCAACTCGTGAGGTTGCTCAGGATGGTCGTCGTGGAGCCTTAATGCTTAGTGTATCTGTAAAGCATCCGGATTCAGAAGAGTTTATTGATGCAAAGATGGAGCAAGGTAAAGTTACCGGAGCCAATGTTTCTGTAAAAATCCTTGATGGGTTTATGGAGTCTGTTCTTGCGAATAAAAAGTACACTCAGCAATACCCGATTAATTCAGATAATCCAACTTATACTAAAGATATTGATGCTGGTAAATTGTGGAAGAAAATTGTTCACAATGCATGGAAATCAGCAGAGCCAGGTATTTTATTCTGGGATACAATTGAGAAGGAATCAGTGCCCGACTGTTATGCAGACCTAGGTTACCGTACTGTTTCGACTAATCCATGTGGTGAAATTCCATTATGTCCTTATGATTCTTGTCGTTTATTGGCTATCAATCTTTATAGCTATGTAGAGAACCCTTTTACGCCTCAGGCAAGCTTTAATTTCGATTTGTTTAAGAAGCATGTTGGAATGGCTCAGCGTATTATGGATGATATTATTGATCTTGAGTTAGAAAAGATTGATGCAATTATAGAAAAGATTGAATCTGATCCGGAAGAAGCTGAAGTGAAACGTGTTGAGCGTAACTTGTGGCAGAATATTAGAACTAAGGCTAAAGAAGGACGTCGTACAGGTGTTGGTATCACTGCTGAAGGTGATATGGTTGCAGCTATGGGCTTGCAATATGGAACTGAAGCAGCTACAGACTTTTCAGAGGAAGTTCATAAGGTAATTGCAATTGAGGCATATCGTGCTTCAGTACATTTAGCGAAAGATCGTGGTGCATTTACTATTTTCGATGCTAAGAGAGAAAGCGAAAACCCATTTATTCTACGTTTGAAAGAGGCTGCTCCAGATATGTATGAGGATATGGTGAAATATGGCCGTCGTAATATTGCTTGTTTGACGATTGCTCCTACCGGAACAACCAGCTTGATGACTCAAACAACTTCGGGTATTGAGCCGGTATTCTTACCAGTTTATAAGCGTCGTAGAAAGGTAAATCCAAATGATAAGGATGTTCGTGTTGACTTTACCGATGAGGTAGGTGATTGTTGGGAAGAATTCGTTGTATTCCACCACAAATTTGTGACTTGGATGGAAGCTAATGGTATTGAAACGGCAAAACACTTTACCGATGAAGAAGTTGAAGAACTTGTAAAAAAATCACCTTACTATAAAGCAACATCAAATGATGTAGATTGGTTGCAAAAGGTACGTATGCAAGGTCGTGTGCAGAAATGGATTGATCACTCGATTAGTGTAACTGTTAACTTACCAAGCGACGTGTCTGAAGAGTTGGTAGGCGATCTTTATGTTGAAGCTTGGAAGAGCGGATGTAAAGGTTGTACGGTTTACCGTGACGGTTCACGTTCGGGAGTACTGATCGCTAACGATAAGAAAGAAGAAGAAGGAAAAGATATTCCGGAAAAGCGCCCTGCTGAACTTGAAGCTGAGGTTGTTCGTTTCCAAAACAATAAAACAAAATGGATTGCCATTATTGGTCTTTATAAAGGAAAACCTTACGAGATTTTTACGGGTATTCAGGATGATGAGGAAGGTATATTGCTACCAAAATCTGTAAACAAAGGATTTATTCTTAAACGTAAGGATGATGAAGGAAATACGCGATATGATTTCCAGTATAGCAATAAGAGAGGCTTTAAAACAACTTTTGAAGGTCTGTCGTATAAGTTTGATAAAGAATTCTGGAATTACGCAAAATTGATCTCAGGGGTATTACGTCATGGTATGCCAATTGAGCAAGTTGTGAACTTGATTTCTGGTCTGCAGCTTGATAGCGAGAATATCAATACATGGAAAAACGGTGTTGAGCGTTCACTTAAGAAATATATTCCTAATGGCACAAAAGCAAAGGGAATGACCTGTACGGATTGTGGTTCAGAACACATTCTCTACCAAGAGGGTTGTCTGATTTGCCAGTCTTGTGGTACGTCTAAATGTGGATAACCTATCTATATAGAAACAAATACTCAGAAATCGGGAAACTTCGTAAGGAGTTTCCCGTTTTTCTTTTAGTTAAATCTACGTAGTTACAACTTGATAAGACGTAATTACTTAGATTTTAGACAAATTGGGGATATCTTTTCAATTTCCTTTTTATGTTACTGATAATTAAATTATCTTAGAGTATAAATAAGATTGCAATATGAGTTTTTCGACGGATTATAACTGGGAGGGAAAGGTGCTATTGGTAGCAGAAGATGAGGATTTCAACTATATCTTTTTGGAAGAAATTCTTATGGATACCAAAGCGAAAATTATTCGTGCACACGATGGTCAAGAGGCGCTTGATATTCTAGAAGCTAATCCTAATATTGATTTGATTTTAATGGATATGCAGATGCCAATAATGAATGGTTACGATGCTACTCGAAATATCAAAAAAATAAAAAATGAAATTCCTATAATTGCCCAGACAGCTTATCATTATGGAGAAGCTTACGAAGAAATTATGGCTGCTGGCTGTGATGATTTCGTATCAAAGCCAATAGATATTGGTGGTTTAAAGGATATGATCGAAAGATTCCTTTTTTAATTAATTTTCTATTTTTATCTCCCCTTTTTCTTTCCTCATATTTCTTATCTTTGTTGCCTAATTAAAGGATATTACAATGAACGATAATAAAGTCAGAGTTCGATTTGCCCCTAGTCCAACAGGACCTTTACATATGGGAGGTGTTAGAACAGCCCTTTTCAACTATTTATTTGCCCGTAAACACGGTGGCGAATTCTTGTTACGTATTGAGGATACCGATCAAACGCGTTATGTACCAGGTGCTGAAGATTATATTGCAGAAGCCTTAAACTGGTGTGGTATTACTATAGATGAAGGTGCTACTGTTGGTGGGGAATATGGTCCATACCGTCAGTCTGAGAGAAAACCATTGTATCGCGAGTATGCTGAGAAATTAATTGCATCAGGTGATGCTTACTATGCTTTTGATACAGCGGAAGAACTGGATGCTATTCGTAATGAATACGAAGCTGAAAAGAAGACCTTTACATATAACCCTGATACTCGTGATAACTTAAACAACTCTTTAGCATTAAGTGCTGATGAAGTTCAAGCTAAGATCGAAGCAGGTACACCTTACGTTGTGCGTTTCAAAATGCCAGTAAACGAAGAACTTCATCTTGATGATGAGATTAGAAAACATGTTATATTCAACACTTCTGCGCTTGACGACAAGGTTCTTTTCAAATCGGATGGTATGCCAACATACCACTTAGCTAATGTCGTTGATGATTACTTGATGAAGATATCTCACGTGATTCGTGGTGAGGAATGGTTACCATCTATGCCTCTTCACGTTTTATTATACAAAAAATTAGGTTGGGAAGCTGAAATGCCAAAATTTGCACACCTGCCATTAATTCTTAAGCCTGTAGGAAAAGGTAAACTTAGTAAACGTGATGGTGATAAGCTTGGATTCCCTGTTTTCCCTTTACTTTGGACTGATCCAAAAACGCAAGACATTTCTTCTGGATATCGTGAAGATGGTTACTTCCCTGAAGCATTTGTTAATATGTTAGCTTTCTTAGGATGGAACCCTGGAACCGAGCAAGAGATTTTCTCAATGGAGGAATTATCTGAAGCATTCTCGTTGGATAGAGTTGGAAAATCAGGTTCAAAATTCGATCCGGAAAAAACAAAATGGTTCAACCGTCAGTACTTAGTGACTAAATCTGATGAAGAAATTGGTCAGCTATTCAGTAAAGAAGTGCTTGCTGAAAAAGGAATCGAAGCTGATTCAGATAAAGTAACAAGAGTTTGCGGCATGGTTAAAGATCGTGTTGACTTTATCTCTGAACTTTGGGATCAAGTTAACTTCTTCTTCGAAGCTCCTTTGGAATTCGATGCAAAGACTGCTAAAAAAGCTTGGAAAGGTGAAGCTGCTGAATTAATGCAGGAACTTAAAACTATCTTATCTGATATCTCTGATTTCTCATCTGCAAACACAGAGATAATTGTCAAAGAATGGATTACAGCTAAAGAAATTGGTTTTGGTAAAGTTATGAACCCATTCCGTTTGGCAATGGTAGGCGCTGGAAAAGGGCCACATATGTTCGACATTATCGAATTATTGGGAAAAGACGAAAGTATTGCTCGTTTAGACTATGCAATTGAGAACATCAAAAAATAGATTTTAATAGCACTGAATAAAACCAGTGACATAGAATATAAGAACCACTTCCAGCTTTGGAGGTGGTTTTTTTGTTTTTTTAAGTCTCCCTTTCAGGGGAGATATAGAGGGGTGTTCACAGAAGAATTTTGATAATCTGAACTTACATTGGAATACAAATAAAGAATAAATCTTTCTCTTGGAGGGAAAGTGCCGATGACGAAAGGATGTATTGGTTCATTACATCCCTCTGTCCTGTTGGACATCTCCCCTAAAAAGGGAGACGCTATAAATTAAATAGATTGCTTAAAATTTAATGGATAGGATATAAAAAAAACCTGTCAGAATTCTAAATTCTAACAGGTTTGTTATATTGTCTTGAAGCTTGCAGCTGTGGGCTGATAGCTATTTTACTTCTTTTGTTTTTTAGACCATGAGTCTTTTAAAGGTACAGTACGGTTGAAAATTAATTTCTCGGCATTTGTATCCTTATCAACAGAGAAATATCCCAAACGTGTAAATTGGTATCCTTGTTCTGCTTTAGCATCTTTTAAACAAGGCTCAACATAACATTCAGAAAGAATACTTAAAGAATCAGGATTAATGAATTCTTTAAAG
It encodes the following:
- a CDS encoding 3-deoxy-D-manno-octulosonic acid transferase translates to MVLFYNLSIRFYVFAVRIASFFNPKAKQWVDGRKNLLSRIEEAVNGEENLVWFHSASLGEFEQGRPVIEKFKEEHPDSKIVLTFFSPSGYEVRKDYAGADFIFYLPPDFPSYAKKFVDLVNPKMAFFIKYEFWHHYLKELKKRDIPTYIFSTIFRPNQLFFKPWGGFYRRMLTAFTHLFVQNQESMDLLNGVGFKNVSIAGDTRFDRVYSIATASKTLPEVEEFSQGRLVLIAGSTWPKDEEAIIQYINTSKNNYKYIIAAHEVDENHIKSIVNAIEKPYVRFTSATKAEIDAAEVLVVDCIGILSSLYRYADVSYIGGGFGRGIHNTLEAACYGLPVIFGPNYHKFKEAKDLIENGASFSYEKYELLEELLDGFYHNENKRKVSGENSKNYVDQKRGASSLILSKIKA
- a CDS encoding adenosylcobalamin-dependent ribonucleoside-diphosphate reductase, encoding MNQTFSPEEAFKATFEYFRGDELAARVWLNKYALKDSFGNIYEKTPNDMHHRIASEIARVEQKYTNPLSEEEIFSVLKDFKYIVPQGSPMSGIGNKFQIASLSNCFVIGNNGDSDSYGGIMKIDQEQVQLMKRRGGVGHDLSHIRPKGSPVKNSALTSTGIVPFMERYSNSTREVAQDGRRGALMLSVSVKHPDSEEFIDAKMEQGKVTGANVSVKILDGFMESVLANKKYTQQYPINSDNPTYTKDIDAGKLWKKIVHNAWKSAEPGILFWDTIEKESVPDCYADLGYRTVSTNPCGEIPLCPYDSCRLLAINLYSYVENPFTPQASFNFDLFKKHVGMAQRIMDDIIDLELEKIDAIIEKIESDPEEAEVKRVERNLWQNIRTKAKEGRRTGVGITAEGDMVAAMGLQYGTEAATDFSEEVHKVIAIEAYRASVHLAKDRGAFTIFDAKRESENPFILRLKEAAPDMYEDMVKYGRRNIACLTIAPTGTTSLMTQTTSGIEPVFLPVYKRRRKVNPNDKDVRVDFTDEVGDCWEEFVVFHHKFVTWMEANGIETAKHFTDEEVEELVKKSPYYKATSNDVDWLQKVRMQGRVQKWIDHSISVTVNLPSDVSEELVGDLYVEAWKSGCKGCTVYRDGSRSGVLIANDKKEEEGKDIPEKRPAELEAEVVRFQNNKTKWIAIIGLYKGKPYEIFTGIQDDEEGILLPKSVNKGFILKRKDDEGNTRYDFQYSNKRGFKTTFEGLSYKFDKEFWNYAKLISGVLRHGMPIEQVVNLISGLQLDSENINTWKNGVERSLKKYIPNGTKAKGMTCTDCGSEHILYQEGCLICQSCGTSKCG
- a CDS encoding response regulator, encoding MSFSTDYNWEGKVLLVAEDEDFNYIFLEEILMDTKAKIIRAHDGQEALDILEANPNIDLILMDMQMPIMNGYDATRNIKKIKNEIPIIAQTAYHYGEAYEEIMAAGCDDFVSKPIDIGGLKDMIERFLF
- the gltX gene encoding glutamate--tRNA ligase, with the translated sequence MNDNKVRVRFAPSPTGPLHMGGVRTALFNYLFARKHGGEFLLRIEDTDQTRYVPGAEDYIAEALNWCGITIDEGATVGGEYGPYRQSERKPLYREYAEKLIASGDAYYAFDTAEELDAIRNEYEAEKKTFTYNPDTRDNLNNSLALSADEVQAKIEAGTPYVVRFKMPVNEELHLDDEIRKHVIFNTSALDDKVLFKSDGMPTYHLANVVDDYLMKISHVIRGEEWLPSMPLHVLLYKKLGWEAEMPKFAHLPLILKPVGKGKLSKRDGDKLGFPVFPLLWTDPKTQDISSGYREDGYFPEAFVNMLAFLGWNPGTEQEIFSMEELSEAFSLDRVGKSGSKFDPEKTKWFNRQYLVTKSDEEIGQLFSKEVLAEKGIEADSDKVTRVCGMVKDRVDFISELWDQVNFFFEAPLEFDAKTAKKAWKGEAAELMQELKTILSDISDFSSANTEIIVKEWITAKEIGFGKVMNPFRLAMVGAGKGPHMFDIIELLGKDESIARLDYAIENIKK